aaaaatttcactaatacatccactatttctgcagccacttccttaagtactctgggatgcagcctatctggccctggggatttatcggcctttaacccatctatatgtagattgaagtcacccattataactgttttacctttgttgcacgcatttctaatttcctgtttgaagcCATCCGCAACTCCACTActtctgttaggtggcctgtacacaactcccactagcgtttgctgccccttagtgtttcgcaaatctacccatatcaattccacatcctccaagctaatgtccttcttttctattgcgttaatctcctctctaacccgccacgctaccccacctccttttcctttctgtctatccctcctgaatattgaataaccctggatgttcagcttccagccttggtcaccctggagccatgtctccgtgatcccaactatatcataatcattaatagctatctgcacattcaactcatccaccttattacgaatgctcattgcattgagacacaaagccttcaggcttgtttttacaacactcttacctctTATACTATCATGCTGAAAAGTGGGCCTTttttatttttgccctggatttgccggcctgccacttttacttttcaccttgccacctattgcttctaccctcattttacacccctctgtctctatgctcacacatttaagaaaccctttccctttaactccatcctccactatcccattcgacaccccaccccccttattcagtttaataccacccgtgtagcagtggcaaacctgcctgccggaatgctggtcccacacctgttaagatgcaatccgtcccttttgtacagttcccccttaccccaaaacagatcccagtgatctaagaatctaaatccctgccctgtgcaccagttcctcagccacacgttcaggtcctgtatctccctgttcctgctctcgccagcacgaggaactggaagcaaaccggagataacaaccctggaggtcctgcttttcagcatttttccgaggtctctaaagtcacgctgcagaatattcatccccttctttccgacatcgtttgtgccgacatgcactaccacttccggatgttcaccttcgcccttgaggattttctgcactctgtccgtgacatcctggatcctggcaccaggaaggcagcacaccatcctcgcatcccgtctgttgccgcagaaacccctgtccgtacctctcacaatggagtctcccactacaatggcgttgcctgccttaggcctttttggttttggctcaacagccctattcgcatcgcaagccagtccgccgctcagtgtaaacatgtcttctgtcccgacagcttctaagtgggtgaacctgttcacaagaggtacaacacccggggacgttggcattccatgcttccctccctttctcactgtctcccaccttctctcttccagtaccttaggtgtgacAATCTTacagtaggacttgtcgaggaacgactccgtttctcggacgaaccggaggtcatccacttgcttctccagttccccaacacggtccttcaggagctctacctggatacacttctcgcatttgtagcagccagaggcaccagcggtgtccttgacctcccatatactgcaagcatcgcactgaatcagcttgcctgacatcttctttcgtctctacctctcaagcgtagtgcgtggtctcctctccgaagactctcgagccaaagactcacacggccgctcactcactgccgctccctaagagcagtcttgcttaaattgactgataaattgtctgatttaccaatttacaaaccaaattcctcagttttcaactgttttcccggcactgactcacttctctcctcccactcgggctagagccaatcagtcttatctcttgctaaactcctcctgctgttgctcccaaacctacagcagttctgagctagaactctaactctctcgtaaatccatccagttttgccctccactgccctctgtggcagggaggccacagggagagagagagacagagtgagggaaagagacagagagagagtgagacacaggctgagagagagggaaaaagaaaggacaCATGATGCTCATGTCCTGAGAAGAAACCCATCAATAACCTATACTATAAAAACCAAACTAAATCAAATACAACTTCTGACAGTGTTATAGCTGCTTCAAAGCAAACAAAGCTATGCCTATCCAGATCAACAACTccatgagacagagagagagtcagagagagagagagagacagagagagagggacagagagagagagagaaagagagagacagtgagagagagtgatAGAGACAGTGAGACAAAGTTAGAGATAGATTTATCTCTATAGgtttatatagagagagagacagaggaggacagatcgagagacagagagggaaacagagagggggagacagaccgagagagagacagaaggaaacatagatagaaacagaaaatgggtgatggaggaggccattcggcccttcgagccagcaccgccattcattgtgatcatggctgattgtccccgatcaataacccgtgcctgccttctccccatatcccttgattccactagctctatctaaggtcttaccttccactacctgcaacctctggcaacaacgtgcaacctccggcaaccaccttcaactagcatcgcaaccagctttgactaaaaaattaccgatttttgaaacggcaacctatttttagtcgcgtccggttttgaattaaaaaaaataatcaccggaacatagaagaagcggaaactactttcgaccattagggagactgacaaaaaagtgctggtgtaattcagtgggtcaggcagcatctgtggagagaatgaatgagtgatgttttgggtccagaccctttggatgaatgtagtttagagatgcagcgcggaaacaggtctttctgcccgtggagtccgcgccgaccagcgatcaccccgtacactggcactatcctacgcacattagggacaatttaacaattttgctgaggccgattaatctacaaccgtgaacgtctttgaaatgttggcggaaaccggagcaccggagtaaaaacccacacaggtcaaggggagaacttacaagctccgcacagacagcacccatagtcaggatcgagcctgggtctctggcggtgtggcagcaactgtaccgctgcgccactgtgccacgcagaattatataaagctttcctccgccataaacgcacccaatatgtgctggtaatgtcctgtttaccagcttgtTGACCTTCTGTGTtcacctcctgcagggtttaggagccgttgctttggacggagagacgggcacATGAGCGCCCATTGAGGACGGCCTGGGTGCcggtgaacccccccccccatctgctcggtgtgcgggctgaactTCGAggtgctgagcttcgatggaggaccacatgacggggcacaacaaggagaagcgttatgagtgcgacgtgtgtggcaaggcctggcagagcccgagccggctggagatccaccggcgggtgcacacgggagaacgccccttcacctgctgGGAGTGCGGAAAGAGTTTCACCCAGTCATTCACCCTGCgaatgcaccagcgcacccacaccggggagcgcccctacacctgcgcccagtgcggcaagggcttcacccgctccagtcacctgctggagcaccagtgcacccacaccggcgagcggccctacacctgcatccagtgcggcaagaacttcaccagctccaccaggctgctggtgcaccagcgcatccacactggCGATcggcccttcacctgtatccagtgCGGCAAAAGCTTCACCCGCTCTAGCGATCTGCAGGTgcatcagcgcacccacactggcgagcggccctacacctgcagcgactgcggcaagggcttcagccACTCCGgttacctgctgtcccaccagcgcacccacactggcaagCGCCCCTACacgtgcgcccagtgtggcaagggcttcagacagtccagtcacctgctgtcccaccagcgcacccacactggcgagcggccctacacctgcagcgactgtggcAAAGGCTTCTCCCGCTCCTACAACCTGCTGaaacaccagcgcacccacactggcgatcgcccctacacctgcagctactgcggcaagggcttcacccgctccgacaacctgctgaagcaccagcgcacccacaccggtgagcgcccctacacctgcagtgactgcggcaagggcttcacccgctccgacaacctgctgaagcaccagcgcacccacaccagccagagccccttcacctgcgcccagtgcggcaagggctacacCACCTCTACgaatctgctgtcccaccagcgggtgcacactggCGACCGCCCCTTCCCCAGCccagtgtgtggagagcgctttgccatggcctcccacgctatgtctcaccagcgcgtgcacagcAGTGGGCAGCCCTACGATTGCCCGTattgcggtgaggagtttgacagcttgcgggggttgcggcagcaccggcggacccacgtcggcgagcagctgTGCCCACAACGACAAGAACGCACGGGGGCTGCGGAAGCACcagcaccggagagagacccctgGTGTGTGCTGAGTGAGGCAAGGGTTTCACCTGCCCCTCCAGCCTGCTGACActgccacgtggatagataggcattgtttaggtaaacacaaaatgctggaagtaatGGGTAACGCTTCAGGGTTgtttcttcagtcacccattccttatctccagagatgctgcttgagttactccagcattttgtgtccttttttataaaccagcatctgcagttcattgcttttaaaccattctggttaatcatctctgcacctcccccaaagcctccatatcagtcatgtaatggagtgaccagaactgtatgcaatactccaaatgttacCTGACCATGGAAAcacagaaactaggtgcaggaggatgccattcggcccttcgagccagcaccaccattcattgtgatcatggctgatcgtcctctatcaataacccgtgcctgccttctccccatatcccttgactccactagcccctggagctctatctaactctctcttaaatccattcagtgacttggcctccactgccctctgtggcagggaattccataaattcacaactctctgggtgaaaaagttttttctcacctcagtcttaaatgacctccccttaatcttagattgtggcccctggttctagactcgcccaacattgggaacatttttcctacatctagcttgtccagcccttttataatttaaaatttttctataagaaccccctcatccttctaaactccagtgaatacaagcctagtcttttcaatctttcttcatatgacagacccgccatcccagggatcaatctcgtgaatctacgctgcactgcctcaatcacaaggatatccttcctcaaattaggagaccaaaactgtaataataataataatatattttactgtcattgcacataagtgcaacgagatttgagtatgcagcttccatccgacatcataacttaagtaactaataaaatttagatttagataccccgagaatatGGTTTGtagaaagaacattacaacattacaaatagtcaaaacagactaaagtgcagatgtgtctgtgcgacgtgaccatccgaggaagATAGTCCATggaggtggggggcactcagcagggccggttcagagcagctatagctctgggaatgaagctgttcctgagtctggaggtgcgggcgtagaaggcctcgtaatgtctgccagagggaagtagttcgaacagtccattacaagggtgtgaggagtctttgtgaatgctgacggccttcctgaggcaccgtgtgcggtagatgccctccaaggctggtagctgtgtcccaatgatcttatgcgttctgtggacgacgcgctgaagagctctcctctccgccgt
The sequence above is a segment of the Amblyraja radiata isolate CabotCenter1 chromosome 1, sAmbRad1.1.pri, whole genome shotgun sequence genome. Coding sequences within it:
- the LOC116982892 gene encoding zinc finger protein 883-like; this encodes MEDHMMGHNMEKRYECDVCGKAWQVPSRLETHRRVHTGERPFNCSECGKSFTCYGNLLRHNLVHSDERPFTCSDCGNGFKTANQLKMHLRVHTGEKPYGCSTCNKSFARLSGLWQHRRVHSSERPFTCSDCGKGFKLSTDLKIHRRLHTGERPCTCNDCGKSFICSSSLLEHQHIHTGERPFICAQCGKGFTHSSNLLVHQRTHTDERSHTCAQCGKGFTRSTRLLEHQRTHTGERPYTCAQCGKGFTCYTGLMSHQRTHTGERPFTCGDCGKGFTQSHSLLVHQRTHTGEKRYECDVCGKAWQSPSRLEIHRRVHTGERPFTCWECGKSFTQSFTLRMHQRTHTGERPYTCAQCGKGFTRSSHLLEHQCTHTGERPYTCIQCGKNFTSSTRLLVHQRIHTGDRPFTCIQCGKSFTRSSDLQVHQRTHTGERPYTCSDCGKGFSHSGYLLSHQRTHTGKRPYTCAQCGKGFRQSSHLLSHQRTHTGERPYTCSDCGKGFSRSYNLLKHQRTHTGDRPYTCSYCGKGFTRSDNLLKHQRTHTGERPYTCSDCGKGFTRSDNLLKHQRTHTSQSPFTCAQCGKGYTTSTNLLSHQRVHTGDRPFPSPVCGERFAMASHAMSHQRVHSSGQPYDCPYCGEEFDSLRGLRQHRRTHVGEQLCPQRQERTGAAEAPAPERDPWCVLSEARVSPAPPAC